A single window of Nitrospirota bacterium DNA harbors:
- a CDS encoding LptF/LptG family permease → MKNKIVKAFRKETVYNALKIHYILTAMAIIDRYLIKEIIPPFLISLSILTGMLFIQQLMEFIELSLNKGADLFSLIKIFIFAVPSLLVITLPIAVLISSITVMSRLSSDNELISLRSAGMNFYRMIRPVFFFSVAVGLLTLLLSTLAKPWGGNSLKEVSFEVLKKRLNVALEEGIFNDLFDKMMIYVEEMPTYSDLKGIFISDLRNPDDPSLILAQEGTFVTDQATNTVGFQLVNGNIYKKGKNERVFQQIVFSKYDLKIDLSAYIKKPDVGIKERLGLQALREKIARTGNNKADLEDLQKLQEYYKTYALPFTTILFGILGPPLGTYTRRSAGQLGGFAIGIGIVVLYYFLTVIGDYFLAQNWVSPFLSAFLPNGALLLCSIPLLIKTDRQVLWRSKKSHDAA, encoded by the coding sequence ATGAAAAATAAAATTGTCAAGGCTTTTCGCAAGGAAACTGTTTACAATGCTTTGAAAATCCATTATATTTTGACCGCTATGGCGATCATCGACCGTTACCTGATTAAAGAAATTATTCCACCGTTCCTGATTAGTCTCTCCATTCTCACCGGGATGTTGTTTATTCAACAATTAATGGAATTTATTGAACTTTCGCTAAACAAAGGGGCTGATTTATTCAGCCTCATCAAAATTTTTATTTTCGCGGTTCCTTCCCTTTTGGTCATTACGCTTCCGATTGCCGTTCTCATCTCCTCAATAACCGTTATGAGCCGATTGTCGTCTGATAATGAGCTGATTTCTCTTCGGTCAGCCGGAATGAATTTTTACAGGATGATTCGTCCGGTTTTTTTTTTCTCGGTCGCCGTCGGCCTTTTAACGCTGCTCCTTTCCACGCTGGCTAAACCCTGGGGAGGAAATTCGTTGAAGGAAGTCTCTTTTGAAGTGTTGAAAAAAAGGCTAAATGTCGCATTGGAAGAAGGGATATTTAATGACCTTTTCGATAAAATGATGATTTATGTTGAAGAAATGCCCACTTATTCAGATCTAAAGGGAATCTTCATTTCTGATTTACGTAATCCTGATGACCCCAGCCTGATTCTGGCCCAGGAAGGAACCTTCGTAACTGACCAAGCGACCAATACGGTCGGATTTCAATTGGTCAATGGGAATATTTATAAAAAAGGAAAGAATGAACGGGTTTTTCAACAGATTGTCTTTTCGAAGTACGATCTTAAAATCGATTTATCGGCCTATATCAAGAAACCCGATGTCGGCATAAAAGAACGTCTCGGGTTACAGGCCTTGAGAGAAAAAATTGCCAGAACCGGAAATAACAAGGCCGATCTGGAAGATCTTCAAAAACTGCAGGAGTATTACAAAACCTATGCTCTCCCTTTTACGACAATCCTCTTTGGCATCCTGGGGCCTCCCCTGGGAACCTACACGCGGAGGTCAGCCGGACAGTTAGGCGGATTCGCAATTGGAATCGGCATTGTCGTTCTTTATTATTTTCTCACCGTGATAGGAGATTATTTTCTGGCCCAAAATTGGGTCTCTCCTTTCTTATCGGCTTTTTTGCCAAATGGGGCTTTGCTTCTATGTTCAATCCCTCTACTCATTAAAACCGACCGTCAGGTATTATGGCGCTCAAAAAAATCGCATGACGCTGCTTAA
- the lptG gene encoding LPS export ABC transporter permease LptG yields MTLLNRYILKEFLKVFTLASFTLLFIYLLIDFFEKVRVFLRYKPDLFVIFEYFLYQLPKIFYDISPIAILISTLITFGTFTKNNEITALKSAGISPFKTAIPILAAVFVLAFFLLYANTSMIPSGIKQAEFVRSIYIEKGSETSYFRQNKIWFRTKNHILFNVQLIDPEKSKILGIGIYKLSNNFSLIEEIDAKELVYEGSDWYLLSGIKRKFSGDGQITTGTFDKEKFYLDKTPADFKQIEIQQDRLKYDELKNYVKKLTSEGYVATRYWVDLYGRVAFPFVNILMALIAIPFGLKNDKRSAGISKGIGISLAIGFSYWIIYALSTSLGHSGILPPLLSAWLANLLFLAIGGYLFVTIRQ; encoded by the coding sequence ATGACGCTGCTTAACCGTTATATTTTAAAAGAATTTTTAAAAGTATTTACTCTTGCTTCATTTACCCTGCTTTTCATTTATCTCCTCATCGATTTTTTTGAAAAGGTCAGAGTTTTTTTGCGATACAAGCCTGACCTTTTTGTCATCTTTGAATACTTTTTATATCAGCTCCCGAAGATATTTTATGACATCAGCCCGATTGCCATCCTCATTTCAACCCTGATTACCTTTGGCACATTTACAAAAAATAACGAGATCACAGCTCTAAAAAGCGCTGGGATCAGCCCTTTTAAAACCGCTATACCCATTTTGGCGGCGGTATTTGTTCTGGCATTTTTTTTGTTGTACGCCAATACCAGCATGATTCCCTCAGGAATAAAACAAGCAGAGTTTGTCAGATCGATCTACATTGAAAAGGGAAGTGAAACTTCGTATTTTCGACAAAATAAAATATGGTTTAGAACAAAAAACCATATTTTATTCAACGTTCAGTTAATTGATCCCGAAAAAAGTAAAATTTTAGGAATAGGGATTTATAAACTTTCAAACAATTTTTCATTGATTGAAGAGATTGACGCTAAAGAACTTGTCTATGAGGGGTCTGATTGGTACCTCCTGTCGGGAATTAAGAGAAAATTTTCAGGAGACGGGCAAATCACGACGGGTACGTTTGATAAAGAAAAATTTTATCTTGATAAGACGCCTGCAGATTTTAAACAGATTGAAATACAACAAGACCGGCTGAAGTACGATGAACTCAAAAATTATGTTAAGAAGCTGACTTCTGAAGGATATGTCGCCACTCGCTATTGGGTCGATTTATATGGGAGAGTGGCTTTTCCGTTTGTAAATATCCTAATGGCCTTGATTGCCATTCCGTTTGGATTAAAAAATGATAAAAGATCGGCCGGCATATCCAAAGGAATCGGAATCAGCCTGGCCATAGGGTTCAGTTATTGGATTATCTATGCCCTCAGCACCTCTTTAGGCCATAGCGGGATTCTCCCGCCGCTCCTCTCTGCCTGGCTCGCCAACCTGTTGTTTTTGGCCATTGGAGGCTATCTTTTCGTAACCATTCGACAGTGA
- a CDS encoding DUF3108 domain-containing protein — protein sequence MLRKTNLTAILSFLSLFVFLNHISQYPAFSSINPNEKKDTRAIQSGERLEFSINWMGINAGKAILEVGKTIEVGSSKAFHITSTATSNNFISRFFPVEDRIETFMDVDNLVPLKFKAHQREGRRTKDREVIYDQVNHKVSQVEEGKEETFDIAPGAQDALSALYFFRTLAFPLPGESAFIKVYEGGKNWDLEIKVLEKETIDTPIGSFNTIKTIIMARFEGVFLNKGDITVWFTDDHRHVPVQMKSKVVIGSVTALLVSKEDEVE from the coding sequence ATGTTAAGAAAAACCAACCTAACAGCGATTTTATCGTTCTTAAGCCTTTTTGTCTTCTTAAACCACATTTCGCAATATCCCGCCTTTTCTTCCATTAATCCAAATGAAAAAAAGGACACCCGCGCTATTCAATCCGGAGAAAGATTGGAGTTTTCAATTAACTGGATGGGAATCAATGCCGGAAAAGCGATTCTAGAAGTGGGTAAGACGATAGAGGTTGGTTCGAGTAAAGCTTTTCATATTACGTCGACGGCTACGTCAAACAATTTTATTTCGCGCTTTTTTCCTGTTGAAGATCGGATCGAGACTTTTATGGATGTTGACAATCTCGTTCCCTTGAAATTTAAAGCCCATCAAAGAGAAGGAAGGCGGACGAAAGATCGGGAAGTCATTTATGATCAAGTCAATCATAAGGTTTCACAGGTAGAAGAAGGAAAAGAAGAGACCTTTGATATTGCTCCCGGCGCCCAGGATGCTTTGTCTGCTCTTTATTTTTTCAGGACGCTTGCATTCCCACTGCCCGGAGAATCCGCTTTTATTAAAGTCTATGAAGGGGGGAAAAACTGGGACCTGGAAATCAAAGTTTTAGAAAAAGAAACCATCGATACGCCGATAGGGAGTTTTAACACGATTAAAACCATTATCATGGCCCGGTTTGAAGGGGTTTTTTTAAATAAGGGCGATATCACGGTTTGGTTTACCGATGATCACCGCCATGTTCCGGTTCAAATGAAAAGTAAAGTGGTTATCGGTTCGGTTACTGCGTTGCTGGTCTCGAAAGAAGACGAGGTCGAATAG